In one Lolium rigidum isolate FL_2022 chromosome 3, APGP_CSIRO_Lrig_0.1, whole genome shotgun sequence genomic region, the following are encoded:
- the LOC124703121 gene encoding RGS domain-containing serine/threonine-protein kinase A-like translates to MEADELLKKIRLLEEGQEELKREMGRLIPDRRGGGAGGGQSSASPRRPFPALQQASSSARGRALALLPQRPQRPGLSDRHCHRILQSLGQAVHVVSLEGKVLYWNRFAEHLYGYCASEAIGHDLLELICDPCDFSPAHEIMQNIFMGKCWRGKFPVKHKSGERFYVVVNNTPLYDDDGSLVGLTCLSGDARILEEMVSPAVLGRSYPNSAIGNNRLKSGLQNKGSSDSRQPLQSAITSKITNLATKVTSRVRSRIRAGQNCDEQHGSSREGQDSEHDAREEPTSSEASTPGGDVLHGTFVTEDKSPQDSRKTNSDDPGEGKVGFQKIFGSKAEALLGKKGISWPWKGNENDGVYVKNNMTSPRLHDNQENAQSHEGVPILEPIIIPNSKDAEYAQAGKYEVSGSWWTFNNNSTTSTMSSTISSNSSAIERLDYEADCLDYEILWEDLTLGEQVGEGSCGTVYHALWYGSDVAVKVFSKQEYSEGMIHTFRQEVSLMKKLRHPNIILFMGAVASQERLCIVTEFLPRGSLFRLLRKTTGKMDPRRRVHMAIDIARGMNYLHNSSPTVVHRDLKSSNLLVDKNWTVKVADFGLSRLKLETFLTTKTGKGTPQWMAPEVLRNEPSNEKSDVYSYGVVLWELATQKIPWDTLNTMQVIGAVGFMDHRLEIPSDVDPQWASMIESCWDSDPQLRPSFQELLERLRELQKQTALQVQMQRKAAGKGVENMSVEDG, encoded by the exons ATGGAGGCGGACGAGCTCCTCAAGAAGATACGGTTGCtggaggagggccaggaggagcTCAAGCGGGAGATGGGCAGGCTCATCCCTgaccgccgcggcggcggcgccggcggcgggcagTCCTCGGCGTCCCCGCGCCGCCCCTTCCCCGCGCTGCAgcaggcctcgtcgtcggcgagggGGCGCGCGCTCGCCCTGCTCCCGCAACGGCCGCAGCGCCCCGGGCTCTCCGACAGGCACTGCCACAGGATACTGCAGTCGCTGGGGCAGGCCGTGCACGTCGTTTCCCTCGAGGGGAAGGTCTTGTACTG GAACCGGTTTGCCGAGCATTTGTATGGCTATTGTGCATCAGAAGCAATTGGCCATGATCTCCTTGAATTAATCTGTGATCCTTGTGACTTCAGTCCAGCACACGAGATCATGCAGAATATATTTATGGGCAAGTGTTGGAGAGGGAAGTTTCCTGTTAAGCATAAGTCAGGAGAGAGGTTTTATGTTGTTGTGAATAACACTCCATTATATGATGATGATGGTAGCTTGGTGGGCCTCACCTGTCTGTCAGGTGATGCACGGATATTGGAGGAAATGGTTAGTCCTGCAGTCTTAGGGAGATCCTATCCAAATTCAGCAATAGGCAACAACAGGCTCAAAAGTGGCTTGCAAAATAAAGGTTCATCTGACTCCCGACAACCTCTCCAATCTGCCATCACATCCAAGATAACAAACTTG GCTACAAAggttacaagtagagttcgttCTCGGATCAGGGCAGGTCAGAATTGCGACGAACAGCATGGTAGCAGTCGTGAGGGTCAGGATTCTGAACATGATGCAAGAGAGGAGCCAACATCAAGTGAAGCAAGCACCCCAGGTGGGGATGTACTGCATGGTACCTTTGTTACCGAAGATAAATCACCTCAGGACTCGAGAAAAACAAACAGTGACGATCCAGGTGAAGGAAAAGTAGGGTTTCAAAAGATCTTTGGTTCAAAGGCAGAGGCATTACTGGGCAAGAAGGGGATCTCATGGCCTTGGAAAGGAAATGAAAATGATGGTGTTTATGTAAAAAATAACATGACTTCACCACGGTTACATGATAATCAAGAGAACGCCCAGAGTCATGAGGGAGTTCCAATTCTAGAGCCTATCATAATTCCGAACAGCAAGGACGCGGAATATGCCCAGGCAGGCAAATACGAGGTCTCAGGTTCCTGGTGGACTTTCAACAATAACAGCACAACTAGTACCATGAGCAGCACTATAAGTAGTAATAGCAGTGCTATCGAGAGACTAGATTATGAAGCTGACTGCCTAGATTATGAGATACTGTGGGAAGACCTAACACTTGGAGAACAAGTAGGTGAAG GTTCTTGCGGAACAGTGTATCATGCTTTGTGGTATGGATCG GATGTGGCTGTTAAAGTATTCTCCAAGCAGGAATATTCAGAAGGAATGATACATACCTTCAGACAAGAG GTTTCTCTGATGAAAAAGTTACGCCATCCCAATATAATACTTTTCATGGGTGCAGTTGCATCTCAGGAACGACTTTGTATTGTTACAGAATTTCTCCCACG AGGGAGCTTGTTTCGCTTACTTCGAAAGACCACTGGCAAGATGGATCCAAGGCGGCGAGTTCACATGGCTATAGACATT GCAAGGGGCATGAATTATCTTCACAATTCTAGCCCCACTGTTGTACATCGTGATCTAAAATCGTCAAACCTGTTGGTTGATAAGAACTGGACTGTGAAG GTTGCAGACTTTGGTCTTTCACGCCTCAAACTAGAAACATTTCTAACAACAAAAACTGGGAAAGGAACA CCACAGTGGATGGCTCCAGAGGTGCTGCGTAATGAACCTTCAAACGAAAA GTCCGATGTGTACAGCTATGGCGTAGTCCTATGGGAGCTTGCTACTCAAAAGATTCCTTGGGATACTCTTAATACAATGCAG GTCATCGGAGCCGTGGGTTTCATGGACCACAGATTGGAAATTCCAAGCGACGTAGACCCTCAGTGGGCATCCATGATTGAGAGTTGTTGGGACAG tgacccacaactccgccCTTCGTTCCAAGAACTCCTGGAGAGGCTCCGGGAGCTGCAAAAGCAGACTGCCCTGCAGGTGCAGATGCAGCGGAAGGCGGCTGGGAAAGGTGTTGAAAATATGAGCGTCGAAGATGGCTAG